A portion of the Pseudomonas sp. PSE14 genome contains these proteins:
- the cobT gene encoding nicotinate-nucleotide--dimethylbenzimidazole phosphoribosyltransferase, producing the protein MSLQWWLQGTQPIDRVAQDKAAARQDQLTKPRGALGRLEEETIRLAGLQGRERPALEHIWIALFAGDHGVVAEGVSAYPQAVTVEMLRNFVRGGAAISVLARDLDARLEVIDLGTATPLEPLPGVLHVMVGAGTANFTKEPAMTAAQCLIALETGREAVRRAQQAGTELFIGGEMGIGNTSAAAALACALLDEPAQALVGPGTGLDAQGVARKVEVIDRALALHRPHCGDPFEALCRLGGFEIAALVGAYLACAQKGIPALVDGFICSTAALCATHFNPGCRDWLLFAHAGAEPGHNRVLRALNAQPLLDLGLRLGEGSGAALAVPLLRQACRLHDGMATFAEAAVSDRPA; encoded by the coding sequence ATGAGTTTGCAATGGTGGCTGCAGGGTACCCAACCGATCGATCGCGTGGCGCAGGACAAGGCCGCCGCGCGTCAGGACCAGTTGACCAAGCCGCGCGGCGCGCTGGGCCGGCTGGAAGAGGAAACCATCCGCCTGGCCGGCCTGCAGGGCCGCGAGCGGCCGGCGCTGGAACACATCTGGATTGCCCTGTTCGCGGGCGATCACGGGGTGGTGGCGGAGGGTGTATCGGCCTATCCGCAGGCGGTGACCGTGGAGATGCTGCGCAACTTCGTGCGTGGCGGCGCGGCGATCAGCGTGCTGGCCCGCGATCTCGATGCGCGCCTGGAGGTCATCGACCTGGGCACGGCGACGCCGTTGGAACCGCTGCCGGGCGTGCTGCATGTGATGGTCGGCGCCGGCACCGCGAACTTCACGAAAGAACCGGCGATGACTGCCGCGCAGTGCCTGATCGCCCTGGAAACCGGGCGCGAGGCGGTGCGCCGCGCGCAGCAGGCCGGTACGGAGCTGTTCATCGGTGGCGAGATGGGTATCGGCAACACCAGCGCTGCCGCCGCGCTGGCCTGTGCGCTGCTGGACGAGCCGGCGCAGGCGCTGGTCGGCCCCGGCACCGGGCTGGACGCCCAGGGCGTGGCGCGCAAGGTCGAGGTGATCGACCGTGCGCTGGCCCTGCACCGGCCCCATTGCGGCGATCCCTTCGAGGCACTGTGCCGCCTCGGCGGCTTCGAGATCGCCGCGCTGGTCGGCGCCTATCTGGCCTGCGCGCAGAAGGGCATTCCGGCGCTGGTGGACGGCTTCATCTGCAGCACCGCCGCACTCTGCGCCACGCACTTCAATCCCGGCTGCCGCGACTGGCTGCTGTTCGCCCATGCCGGCGCGGAACCGGGGCACAACCGTGTGCTCAGGGCGCTGAATGCACAGCCGCTGCTGGACCTCGGCCTGCGCCTGGGCGAAGGCAGTGGTGCGGCGCTGGCGGTGCCGCTGCTGCGCCAGGCGTGCCGGCTGCATGACGGCATGGCCACCTTCGCCGAGGCGGCGGTATCGGACCGCCCGGCATGA
- a CDS encoding cobyric acid synthase, whose translation MTTLMVQGTTSDAGKSTLVTALCRWLRRQGVAVAPFKPQNMALNSAVTADGGEIGRAQAVQAQACGLPPHTDMNPVLLKPNSDVGAQVIIHGRAVTSMNAAAYHDYKRVAMQAVLESHERLRAQYPVVMVEGAGSPAEINLRANDIANMGFAEAVDCPVILIADIDRGGVFAHLVGTLELLSESERARVKGFVINRFRGDIALLQGGLDWLEERTGVPVLGVLPYLMDFHLEAEDAIDIRQSAKTGERLRVAVPVLPRISNHTDFDPLRLHPQVELTFVGPGQPLPPTDLIILPGSKSVRADLAFLREQGWESAIQRHLRYGGKLLGICGGLQMLGHTLADPHGLEGAAGESDGLGLLDFRTVLEPEKQLRNVSGRLALEDAEVAGYEIHAGVTAGPALASPAVRLSDGRVDGAMSADGQVMGTYLHGLFESPAACSALLRWAGLREVQSIDYHALRERDIERLADQVEEHLNIEKLRALCGL comes from the coding sequence ATGACCACCTTGATGGTGCAAGGCACGACCTCCGACGCCGGCAAGAGCACCCTGGTGACCGCGCTGTGCCGCTGGCTGCGCCGCCAGGGCGTGGCGGTGGCGCCGTTCAAACCGCAGAACATGGCGCTCAACAGTGCGGTAACCGCCGACGGCGGCGAGATCGGCCGCGCCCAGGCGGTGCAGGCCCAGGCCTGCGGATTGCCGCCGCACACCGACATGAACCCGGTGCTGCTCAAGCCCAACAGCGACGTCGGCGCCCAGGTGATCATCCACGGCCGTGCGGTGACCAGCATGAACGCCGCCGCCTACCACGACTACAAGCGGGTGGCGATGCAGGCGGTGCTGGAGTCCCACGAGCGTCTCCGTGCGCAATACCCGGTCGTCATGGTGGAAGGTGCAGGCTCGCCGGCGGAGATCAACCTGCGCGCCAACGACATCGCCAACATGGGCTTCGCCGAGGCGGTGGACTGCCCGGTGATCCTGATCGCCGACATCGACCGGGGCGGCGTCTTCGCCCACCTGGTCGGCACCCTGGAGCTGCTCTCCGAGTCGGAGCGGGCGCGGGTGAAGGGCTTCGTGATCAACCGCTTCCGCGGCGACATCGCCTTGCTGCAGGGCGGCCTCGACTGGCTGGAGGAGCGTACCGGCGTGCCGGTGCTGGGTGTGCTGCCGTACCTGATGGACTTCCACCTGGAAGCCGAGGACGCCATCGACATCCGCCAGTCGGCCAAGACCGGCGAGCGCCTGCGGGTGGCGGTGCCGGTACTGCCGCGCATCAGCAACCACACCGATTTCGATCCGTTGCGCCTGCACCCGCAGGTGGAGCTGACCTTCGTCGGGCCGGGGCAGCCGCTGCCGCCGACCGACCTGATCATCCTGCCCGGCTCCAAGAGCGTGCGTGCCGATCTCGCGTTCCTCCGCGAGCAGGGCTGGGAGTCGGCGATCCAGCGCCACCTGCGCTATGGCGGCAAGCTCCTGGGGATTTGCGGCGGCCTGCAGATGCTCGGTCACACCCTGGCGGACCCGCATGGGCTGGAAGGCGCGGCGGGGGAGAGCGACGGCCTCGGTCTGCTGGACTTTCGCACCGTGCTGGAGCCGGAGAAGCAACTGCGCAACGTCAGCGGCCGGCTGGCGCTGGAAGACGCCGAGGTCGCCGGTTACGAGATTCATGCCGGCGTCACCGCGGGGCCGGCGCTGGCGAGTCCGGCGGTACGCCTGAGCGATGGTCGCGTCGATGGCGCCATGAGTGCGGATGGCCAGGTGATGGGGACTTACCTGCACGGCCTGTTCGAGTCGCCGGCCGCGTGCTCGGCGTTGCTGCGCTGGGCCGGGCTGCGTGAGGTGCAGAGCATCGATTACCACGCCCTGCGTGAGCGCGACATCGAGCGCCTGGCCGACCAGGTCGAGGAGCATCTGAATATCGAAAAGCTGAGGGCGCTGTGCGGACTGTAG
- the cobD gene encoding threonine-phosphate decarboxylase CobD translates to MLEHGGRLRRAAQQYGIPLAEWLDLSTGVSPWPWSLPNIPTNAWMRLPEDSDGLEAAACRYYGAEQLLPLPGSQAAIQLLPKLRQPGKVGVVSPCYAEHAEAWRSAGHSLREVSDQEVPQHLEHFDVLVVVNPNNPTGRRIEPGVLLEWHAQLQKRGGWLVVDEAFMDCTPEQSLVASCASRPGLVVLRSFGKFFGLAGARLGFAFAEPRLLASLAQLIGPWAVNGPTRWVAQAVLGDFHEHVERRRDLAEASRRLAGLLGEQGFAPQGGTSLFQWTVSMQSRALRDHLARQGILVRLFDSPVSLRFGLPPDEDGWRRLEHGLRTFNQMEGLR, encoded by the coding sequence ATGCTCGAACATGGTGGCCGGTTGCGCCGGGCGGCGCAGCAGTACGGTATACCGCTGGCGGAGTGGCTGGACCTGTCCACCGGCGTCTCGCCCTGGCCCTGGAGCCTGCCGAACATCCCAACCAACGCCTGGATGCGCTTGCCCGAGGACAGCGACGGCCTGGAAGCGGCTGCCTGCCGTTACTACGGCGCGGAACAGCTGCTGCCGCTGCCCGGCAGCCAGGCGGCCATCCAGCTGCTGCCGAAGCTGCGCCAGCCGGGCAAGGTCGGCGTGGTCTCGCCCTGTTACGCCGAACACGCCGAAGCCTGGCGCAGCGCGGGGCATAGCCTGCGGGAGGTCAGTGACCAGGAAGTACCCCAGCACCTGGAGCACTTCGACGTGCTGGTGGTGGTCAACCCGAACAATCCCACCGGCCGCCGCATCGAGCCCGGCGTACTGCTGGAGTGGCACGCGCAGTTGCAGAAGCGCGGTGGCTGGCTGGTGGTGGATGAGGCGTTCATGGACTGCACCCCGGAGCAGAGCCTGGTCGCCAGCTGCGCCAGCCGGCCGGGCCTGGTGGTGCTGCGTTCGTTCGGCAAGTTCTTCGGGTTGGCCGGTGCGCGCCTGGGCTTTGCCTTCGCCGAGCCGCGCCTGCTGGCGAGTCTTGCCCAACTGATCGGCCCCTGGGCGGTGAACGGCCCGACACGCTGGGTAGCGCAGGCGGTCCTGGGCGACTTCCACGAGCACGTCGAGCGCCGCCGCGACCTGGCCGAGGCCAGCCGGCGTTTGGCGGGGCTGCTCGGCGAGCAGGGTTTCGCGCCCCAGGGCGGCACCTCGCTGTTCCAATGGACGGTGTCGATGCAGAGCCGTGCGCTGCGCGACCATCTGGCGCGCCAGGGGATTCTCGTGCGTCTGTTCGACTCGCCGGTCAGCCTGCGCTTCGGCCTGCCGCCGGACGAGGATGGCTGGCGGCGCCTGGAGCACGGCCTGCGCACCTTCAACCAGATGGAGGGCCTGCGATGA
- the cbiB gene encoding adenosylcobinamide-phosphate synthase CbiB, which produces MNLALLTVLGVALDALLGEPKRWHPLVAFGRFADRLERRFNRSRTDAASDTPGLGWRSHGVTAWVLAVIPLTLITLLLSLLPYVGWLVQALALYAALGLRSLGEHAEPVALALRDGDLNEARLRVGYMVSRETSALDESAVARAATESVLENGSDAVFAALFWFAVAGAPGVVLYRLSNTLDAMWGYRNARFERFGWAAAKIDDVLNYIPARLVALTYALLGQTRLAMRCWRTQAPQWDSPNAGPVMAAGAGALGVALGGAARYHGELHERPQLGEGSAPTAADIWRALALVRQGVLLWLAVILILGVL; this is translated from the coding sequence ATGAACCTGGCGCTGCTGACTGTGCTCGGGGTAGCGCTGGACGCGCTGCTGGGCGAGCCGAAACGCTGGCATCCGCTGGTGGCCTTCGGGCGCTTCGCGGACCGCCTGGAGCGCCGCTTCAATCGCTCGCGCACCGACGCTGCGAGCGATACGCCCGGCCTTGGATGGCGCAGTCACGGCGTCACCGCCTGGGTGCTGGCGGTGATCCCGCTGACCTTGATCACGCTGCTGCTGAGCCTGCTGCCCTACGTCGGCTGGCTGGTCCAGGCACTCGCCCTGTATGCCGCGCTGGGGCTGCGCAGCCTGGGTGAGCACGCCGAGCCGGTGGCGCTGGCATTGCGTGACGGCGACCTGAATGAAGCGCGCCTGCGCGTGGGCTATATGGTCAGCCGCGAGACCTCCGCGCTGGACGAGTCCGCCGTGGCCCGCGCCGCCACCGAGTCGGTGCTGGAGAATGGCAGCGACGCGGTGTTCGCCGCGCTGTTCTGGTTCGCCGTGGCCGGCGCGCCGGGCGTGGTGCTGTATCGGCTGAGCAATACCCTCGATGCCATGTGGGGGTATCGCAATGCACGCTTCGAGCGCTTCGGCTGGGCGGCGGCGAAGATCGACGACGTGCTTAATTACATCCCCGCGCGGCTGGTCGCGCTGACCTATGCGCTGCTCGGGCAGACCCGCCTGGCCATGCGCTGCTGGCGCACCCAGGCGCCGCAGTGGGACAGCCCCAACGCCGGCCCGGTGATGGCCGCCGGCGCTGGCGCCCTGGGCGTCGCACTGGGCGGCGCGGCGCGTTACCACGGCGAACTGCATGAACGCCCGCAGCTGGGCGAAGGCTCTGCACCGACTGCCGCGGACATCTGGCGAGCGCTGGCGTTGGTGCGCCAGGGCGTGCTGCTGTGGCTGGCGGTCATCCTGATTCTGGGAGTGCTCTGA
- the cobU gene encoding bifunctional adenosylcobinamide kinase/adenosylcobinamide-phosphate guanylyltransferase, translated as MLELILGGARSGKSRLAERLALESGLPVTYVATALAGDGEMSERILHHRERRPAQWGLVEEPLALADALERLAEPQRCVLVDCLTLWVTNLLIHEDGWRLRGEIDALLEVLPRLPGRIILVSNETGLGVVPLGELSRRYVDEAGWLHQSLAEVSERVVFTVAGLPMVLKGDAL; from the coding sequence ATGCTTGAACTGATCCTTGGCGGAGCCCGTTCGGGGAAGAGCCGCCTGGCCGAACGCCTGGCGCTGGAAAGCGGCCTGCCGGTCACCTACGTCGCCACTGCACTGGCCGGCGATGGCGAGATGTCCGAACGCATCCTCCATCATCGCGAGCGCCGTCCCGCGCAGTGGGGCCTGGTGGAGGAACCGCTGGCCCTGGCCGATGCCCTGGAGCGCCTGGCGGAGCCGCAGCGCTGCGTGCTGGTGGATTGCCTGACCCTGTGGGTCACCAATCTGCTGATCCATGAGGACGGCTGGCGCCTGCGCGGCGAGATCGATGCGCTGCTGGAGGTGCTGCCGCGCCTGCCGGGGCGGATCATCCTGGTCAGCAACGAAACCGGTCTGGGGGTGGTGCCGCTGGGCGAGCTCAGCCGCCGTTATGTCGATGAGGCCGGCTGGCTGCACCAGTCGCTGGCCGAGGTCAGCGAGCGCGTGGTGTTCACCGTCGCCGGCCTGCCCATGGTGCTGAAGGGGGACGCGTTATGA
- the cobC gene encoding alpha-ribazole phosphatase family protein, which produces MTLRLDLLRHGETEQGGGFRGRLDDALTETGWTQMRSTVGQACRWSAVVSSPLRRCAAFAEELAGRHGLPLSLDADLRELDFGQWEGLSPAKLMESDAQALGRFWSDPYAFPPPDGEPLGDFEFRVFRALERLHRDHAGACVLVVTHGGVMRLLGALAGGLPARRLLEVVVDHGQCLSLAVTREGGSWRIQQAEQ; this is translated from the coding sequence ATGACGCTGCGCCTGGACCTGTTGCGCCATGGCGAGACGGAGCAGGGCGGCGGCTTTCGCGGACGCCTGGACGATGCGCTGACCGAGACCGGCTGGACGCAGATGCGCTCGACCGTCGGCCAGGCGTGCCGCTGGTCGGCGGTAGTCAGCTCGCCGCTGCGTCGTTGCGCCGCCTTCGCCGAGGAGCTGGCGGGCCGCCACGGGCTGCCGCTGAGCCTGGACGCCGACCTGCGCGAGCTGGACTTCGGTCAATGGGAAGGCCTTTCGCCAGCTAAGCTGATGGAAAGCGATGCCCAGGCGCTGGGGCGTTTCTGGTCCGATCCGTACGCGTTTCCTCCGCCCGATGGCGAGCCGTTGGGCGATTTCGAATTCCGCGTATTCCGCGCACTGGAGCGGTTGCACCGCGACCACGCCGGAGCCTGTGTACTGGTGGTGACCCACGGCGGCGTGATGCGCCTGCTGGGGGCATTGGCGGGTGGCTTGCCGGCCCGGCGTTTGCTGGAGGTGGTGGTCGATCACGGCCAGTGCCTGTCGCTGGCGGTGACGCGTG
- the bluB gene encoding 5,6-dimethylbenzimidazole synthase yields MKTTDHAYSPEERAALYRAIAERRDMRHFSGGEVAPELLARLLEAAHQAPSVGLMQPWRFLRITRPELRQAIHRLVDEERLRTAEALGERSSEFMRLKVEGVLDCAELLVAALMEGRETHVFGRRTLPQMDLASLSCAIQNLWLASRAEGLGMGWVSLFDPAALGELLGLPAGAEAVAVICLGPVEQFYPAPMLALEGWRQPRPLTELVFENHWGEQP; encoded by the coding sequence ATGAAAACGACCGACCACGCCTACAGCCCCGAGGAGCGCGCCGCGCTCTACCGCGCCATCGCCGAACGCCGCGACATGCGCCATTTCAGTGGCGGCGAGGTGGCGCCGGAGCTGCTCGCTCGTCTGCTGGAGGCCGCGCACCAGGCGCCCAGCGTCGGTCTGATGCAGCCCTGGCGCTTCCTGCGCATCACCCGGCCGGAGTTGCGCCAGGCGATCCACCGCCTGGTGGATGAGGAACGCCTGCGCACCGCCGAGGCGTTGGGCGAGCGCTCCAGTGAATTCATGCGGCTGAAAGTGGAGGGCGTGCTCGACTGCGCCGAGCTGCTGGTGGCGGCCCTGATGGAAGGCCGCGAGACGCATGTCTTCGGTCGTCGCACGCTGCCGCAGATGGACCTGGCGTCGCTGTCCTGCGCCATTCAGAACCTCTGGCTGGCGTCCCGCGCGGAAGGTCTGGGGATGGGCTGGGTGTCGCTGTTCGACCCGGCCGCATTGGGCGAATTGCTGGGGCTGCCTGCCGGTGCCGAGGCGGTGGCGGTGATCTGCCTTGGCCCGGTGGAACAGTTCTACCCGGCGCCCATGCTGGCCCTGGAAGGCTGGCGTCAGCCGCGCCCGCTGACCGAGTTGGTATTCGAGAATCATTGGGGAGAGCAGCCATGA